One segment of Allorhodopirellula heiligendammensis DNA contains the following:
- a CDS encoding DUF1571 domain-containing protein, producing the protein MKTPRRQFLGLSTGLLTGGLISNAIASRVAAQTPGEHPEWANPVHRVANAPSVPKASVPQDEPGKAALRRGLEMARQSLEISRNDVRDYTAILVKREQIGGTVGEHEYMMIKVRNRKVSGGQLIQPFSVYIGFLKPAAVKGREVIYVENRNDGKLVAHEGGFKGRFLPTVNLPVDGMLAMRGQRYPLTEIGVEKMIVKLIERGEKAMRHEDVTCEFRKGAKLKDRVCTVLEVTQPTQRPDAEFYQAQVFMDDQLNMPIRYVAYHWPDQPGGQGEVIEEYNYLNLKINVGLTDADFDPTNKDYNFYS; encoded by the coding sequence ATGAAAACGCCACGACGCCAATTTCTTGGATTGAGCACGGGGCTGCTTACCGGTGGCCTGATTTCCAATGCGATCGCCTCACGCGTTGCCGCACAGACGCCGGGAGAGCATCCTGAATGGGCGAACCCCGTCCACCGCGTTGCCAACGCCCCATCGGTACCGAAGGCATCCGTCCCCCAAGACGAACCGGGGAAGGCTGCCCTGCGCCGAGGTCTGGAAATGGCGCGGCAGTCACTTGAAATCTCCCGCAATGACGTTCGCGACTACACTGCTATCTTGGTCAAACGCGAGCAAATTGGTGGCACGGTGGGTGAGCATGAATACATGATGATCAAGGTTCGCAATCGGAAGGTATCCGGTGGTCAGCTGATCCAGCCGTTCAGCGTTTACATCGGCTTCCTGAAGCCGGCTGCGGTCAAAGGCCGTGAGGTGATTTACGTCGAGAACCGCAATGACGGAAAGCTGGTGGCGCATGAGGGTGGTTTTAAAGGACGGTTCTTGCCGACCGTCAATCTGCCCGTTGACGGGATGCTGGCCATGCGTGGTCAACGCTATCCGCTGACTGAAATCGGCGTTGAGAAAATGATCGTGAAGCTGATCGAACGCGGTGAAAAGGCGATGCGGCACGAAGACGTCACGTGTGAGTTCCGCAAAGGAGCGAAACTGAAAGATCGCGTTTGCACCGTGCTAGAGGTAACCCAGCCGACGCAGCGACCTGACGCCGAGTTCTACCAAGCTCAGGTGTTCATGGACGATCAATTGAATATGCCGATTCGATATGTCGCATACCACTGGCCCGATCAGCCGGGCGGCCAAGGTGAGGTAATCGAGGAATACAACTACCTCAACCTCAAAATCAACGTCGGCCTGACTGACGCGGACTTCGATCCCACCAATAAAGATTACAACTTTTATTCGTAA
- a CDS encoding PSD1 and planctomycete cytochrome C domain-containing protein: protein MSAAIRCWTGCLAIIVLTVGASAEETGSAAMEEERFFETFVRPVLVNHCSECHGSEKQFAGLRLDSWTSIAEESDTAPVVISGDPDASLLIRAIRREGGLDMPPDDPLDEKSVEVLTHWVRNGAYWPTSAAIDDDRKPVQGHWAFQPIVSPEIPSLPSGSSRFARQWPRTTIDAFVIDKLQSQELLPAREADRRTLIRRASYAVTGLPPSSDAIERFVEDPAPDAYARLVDRLLASPQYGEHWARKWLDIARYSDSKGYVYAREERFWTHAWSYRDWVVNAFNEDRPYDEFLLMQLAADQVASSQQDLAAMGYLTLGRRFLGVKHDIIDDRIDVLTRGMLGLTVACARCHDHKFDPIPTADYYSLYGVFDSCLEREQSISDINTLDPAYVAELDKRQQAYDSRMSQVRQECADRVRQRITDYLAAQFELDEYPDESFGQLFQKSDLLPTVVHRWKEYLRDAQEQNDPVFYAWHRFAPLADLSEAEFIAQSQLISAELQNAAADQVHPLVAKAFVDPPQSISEMVEIHGKLFSAPEQDLDAALIAVRQGSNSPCEIPPGSIVEIELMMDIDSTQELWGLQAQVDRWIIQAEENDQRVRILIDRTTPVQPRVFRRGNPLRKQDAVSRHFLSLFSSEPPEPFSRGSGRLELAQRIIEPGNPLTARVIVNRVWGQYFGHPLVATPSDFGLRASPPSHPELLDSLATALIENHWSLKELHRRILLSATFRQSDQGCEDLTVRPAARRLDPENRWLWHWQPQRLTLEEMRDSFLSVTDDLDSRIGGKPVDTLWKSPFSQRRAIYGVVDRQFLPGLLRAFDFANPDLSIATRSETTVPQQSLFFLNHPLVLERARAISASVEAIASPDDRVEALFQTVLLRPPTPSERSDALHFVTSTDPHTQGDVPPTASDWSYGYGKLDEASSVVKHFTELPHFSGQAWQGGPAYPDPALGWVQLNESGGHPGNDRTHAAVRRWTAPHDMHIQIQSEIMHEPPQGDGIRAFIVTSSVPAGVVSQATVHQKSAKMNVDALLVAAGQTVDFLVDIGDNLGYDQFSWEIVVSEKGDDGTSSSHPANLVWDAKADFGTVNSEPLSAWEQLTQILLGTNEFLFVH, encoded by the coding sequence ATGTCCGCCGCAATCCGTTGTTGGACTGGTTGTCTTGCGATTATCGTTTTGACCGTCGGAGCTTCGGCGGAAGAGACGGGATCTGCCGCGATGGAGGAAGAACGTTTTTTCGAAACGTTTGTCCGCCCCGTATTGGTCAACCATTGTAGTGAATGTCATGGCTCCGAAAAACAGTTCGCGGGCCTGCGTTTGGATTCTTGGACCAGTATCGCAGAAGAGAGCGATACCGCACCTGTCGTAATCTCCGGGGATCCCGACGCCAGCCTACTCATCCGGGCGATTCGTCGTGAAGGTGGGCTCGACATGCCGCCAGATGATCCCTTGGACGAGAAATCAGTTGAAGTGCTCACGCACTGGGTTCGCAACGGGGCCTACTGGCCGACCTCTGCGGCGATCGATGACGACCGTAAGCCAGTTCAAGGCCACTGGGCGTTTCAGCCAATCGTTTCACCGGAGATACCATCTCTGCCGAGTGGGTCGAGTCGCTTCGCCCGGCAATGGCCGCGAACGACCATCGATGCCTTTGTGATTGATAAGCTCCAGTCCCAGGAATTGCTTCCGGCCCGCGAAGCGGATCGACGCACGCTGATTCGCCGGGCAAGTTACGCGGTTACAGGGTTGCCGCCAAGTTCCGACGCGATCGAACGTTTTGTAGAGGATCCTGCACCGGATGCCTACGCTCGCTTGGTCGATCGGCTACTTGCCTCGCCTCAATATGGCGAGCATTGGGCGCGGAAGTGGTTGGATATCGCTCGGTATTCAGACTCCAAGGGGTACGTGTATGCGAGAGAAGAACGTTTTTGGACACATGCCTGGAGCTATCGAGACTGGGTCGTCAACGCCTTCAATGAAGACCGTCCTTACGATGAGTTTCTACTCATGCAGTTGGCGGCTGACCAGGTCGCTTCATCGCAACAAGATCTTGCCGCGATGGGCTATCTCACGTTGGGTCGCCGTTTTCTCGGGGTCAAGCATGACATTATTGATGACCGCATCGACGTCCTAACGCGAGGGATGTTGGGACTGACCGTCGCGTGTGCTCGCTGTCACGATCACAAGTTCGATCCCATTCCCACGGCGGACTACTACTCGCTTTACGGTGTATTTGATAGTTGTTTGGAACGGGAGCAATCTATCAGTGATATCAACACCCTCGATCCTGCCTACGTCGCTGAGTTGGACAAGCGCCAGCAGGCCTATGACAGTCGTATGAGTCAGGTCCGGCAGGAGTGTGCCGACCGCGTCCGCCAGCGGATTACAGACTATTTGGCGGCTCAATTTGAATTGGACGAATATCCAGATGAATCGTTCGGCCAGCTCTTTCAGAAGTCTGATTTACTGCCCACCGTCGTTCACCGTTGGAAGGAGTATCTGCGCGACGCCCAGGAACAGAACGATCCGGTTTTTTACGCTTGGCATCGCTTCGCGCCGTTGGCGGACCTCTCCGAAGCTGAATTCATCGCGCAATCCCAATTGATCAGCGCGGAGCTACAGAACGCGGCAGCGGATCAGGTCCATCCATTGGTCGCCAAAGCGTTCGTCGACCCACCGCAGAGTATCAGTGAAATGGTCGAAATCCACGGCAAGTTATTTTCCGCTCCGGAACAAGACTTGGACGCCGCACTGATCGCAGTACGGCAGGGTTCAAACTCTCCCTGTGAGATCCCGCCGGGGTCGATCGTGGAAATTGAGCTGATGATGGACATTGACAGCACTCAGGAATTGTGGGGACTGCAAGCTCAAGTCGATCGTTGGATCATTCAGGCGGAAGAGAACGACCAGCGCGTGAGGATCTTGATCGACCGAACGACTCCGGTGCAGCCGCGGGTTTTCCGGCGAGGGAACCCGTTGCGCAAACAGGATGCCGTCTCGCGTCACTTTTTGTCGTTGTTTTCGTCGGAACCCCCAGAACCGTTCTCGCGTGGTAGCGGCCGCTTGGAATTAGCGCAACGAATCATTGAACCGGGAAATCCGCTCACTGCGCGGGTGATCGTCAACCGCGTTTGGGGTCAGTATTTTGGACATCCGCTCGTCGCGACGCCCAGTGATTTCGGACTTCGGGCTTCACCACCATCGCATCCTGAGTTGTTGGATAGTTTGGCCACGGCATTGATCGAGAACCATTGGAGTCTGAAGGAACTGCATCGTCGCATTTTGTTGTCAGCCACCTTTCGCCAATCCGATCAGGGCTGCGAGGATTTGACCGTCCGCCCGGCGGCCCGGCGGCTTGATCCTGAGAATCGATGGTTGTGGCATTGGCAACCTCAACGCCTGACACTTGAGGAGATGCGGGATTCATTCCTATCCGTGACCGACGACCTTGATTCTCGCATCGGTGGCAAACCGGTCGATACGCTTTGGAAGTCGCCATTCTCGCAACGCCGGGCGATCTATGGCGTCGTCGATCGCCAGTTCCTGCCGGGCTTGCTCCGCGCTTTTGACTTTGCCAATCCAGATCTCTCGATAGCGACGCGTTCTGAAACGACGGTCCCGCAACAATCGCTGTTTTTTCTCAACCATCCACTTGTGTTGGAGCGGGCCAGAGCAATATCAGCCAGTGTCGAGGCGATCGCGTCCCCAGACGACCGCGTCGAAGCGCTTTTTCAAACGGTCTTGCTTCGCCCACCGACGCCCAGTGAGCGAAGCGATGCATTGCATTTCGTCACTTCGACAGACCCGCACACCCAGGGCGATGTACCACCTACCGCATCGGATTGGAGCTATGGGTATGGCAAATTGGACGAAGCGTCCAGCGTCGTCAAGCATTTTACAGAGCTGCCTCATTTCAGTGGTCAAGCATGGCAGGGCGGCCCGGCATATCCCGACCCGGCACTCGGGTGGGTACAGCTCAATGAGTCGGGCGGGCACCCGGGAAATGATCGTACCCACGCCGCGGTCCGGCGGTGGACTGCACCCCATGACATGCACATCCAGATTCAGTCGGAAATCATGCACGAGCCGCCCCAAGGAGATGGTATTCGCGCATTTATCGTGACATCGTCGGTCCCGGCAGGCGTCGTCTCCCAAGCCACCGTGCATCAAAAATCCGCAAAGATGAATGTCGACGCACTGCTGGTGGCCGCGGGACAAACGGTCGACTTTCTGGTCGATATCGGTGACAACCTGGGCTACGATCAGTTTTCTTGGGAAATTGTCGTTAGCGAGAAAGGAGATGACGGGACTTCCTCGTCGCATCCCGCCAATCTTGTGTGGGATGCGAAAGCCGATTTCGGCACGGTCAACAGCGAACCATTGTCAGCTTGGGAACAATTGACGCAGATCCTGTTAGGCACCAACGAGTTCCTGTTCGTTCATTAG
- a CDS encoding DUF1501 domain-containing protein has protein sequence MFELNRRELLQRGGLGMGALGLMQVLESDGYRVMGEPLPVDVPDRNAQPLAVRPAHFPGKAKRVIHFFLNGGPSHVDTFDPKPALARHAGKPLSQTLTTERKTGAAFPSPFRFKRYGESGIEVSDLFSRTAEHMDDIAVIRSMVAEVPNHEPSLMLMNCGDSAQTRPSAGAWVLYGMGTENQNLPGFISLCPGGLPIKDTENWQSAFLPGAYQGTYIDSQHRELGRLLENIEHPQIRRGDQRRQLDLLAKWNAEHHALHVDERLNARIHSYELAFRMQHEAREAFDISDETAATQAMYGDGVHGRQTLIARRLLERGVRYVQLWHGAGQPWDNHDDIESNHRRLAGELDPAIAALLTDLKQRGMLEDTLVLWGGEFGRTPTVELGANGQTKLGRDHNHYGFTVWMAGGGIKGGTVHGATDEFGFKAVENPTSVHDLHATMLHLLGFDHERLTYRYAGRDFRLTDVHGRVIQDIIA, from the coding sequence ATGTTTGAACTCAATCGACGTGAGCTTCTGCAGCGAGGCGGTCTCGGGATGGGGGCGCTGGGTTTGATGCAGGTGTTGGAGAGCGATGGTTACCGGGTGATGGGAGAACCGCTGCCGGTCGATGTTCCCGATCGCAATGCTCAGCCGCTCGCGGTGCGGCCTGCTCACTTCCCAGGCAAAGCGAAGCGAGTCATTCATTTTTTTCTGAATGGAGGGCCGTCGCACGTGGACACGTTTGATCCCAAGCCCGCGCTTGCCCGACATGCTGGTAAACCTCTGTCGCAAACACTGACGACTGAACGAAAAACTGGGGCCGCGTTCCCTTCGCCATTCCGGTTCAAGCGATACGGTGAATCGGGGATTGAGGTCAGTGATCTGTTCTCACGCACCGCCGAGCATATGGATGACATTGCGGTGATTCGGTCAATGGTGGCCGAAGTTCCCAACCACGAGCCATCCTTGATGCTGATGAACTGTGGCGACTCAGCTCAGACACGGCCTAGCGCCGGTGCGTGGGTACTGTATGGCATGGGAACCGAAAACCAGAATTTGCCAGGCTTTATTTCCTTGTGTCCCGGTGGGCTACCGATCAAGGATACGGAAAACTGGCAATCCGCGTTTCTGCCGGGCGCCTATCAAGGCACGTATATCGATTCCCAGCATCGGGAGCTGGGACGATTGTTGGAGAATATTGAGCATCCCCAAATTCGTCGTGGCGACCAACGAAGACAACTTGATCTATTGGCTAAGTGGAATGCCGAGCATCACGCCCTGCATGTCGATGAGCGTTTGAACGCGCGCATCCACTCCTATGAACTCGCCTTCCGGATGCAGCATGAAGCTCGGGAGGCATTTGATATCAGTGATGAAACGGCGGCTACCCAAGCGATGTATGGCGATGGTGTGCATGGCAGGCAAACTCTGATCGCTCGGCGTTTGCTCGAACGAGGGGTGCGGTATGTTCAATTATGGCATGGTGCGGGGCAGCCCTGGGATAACCACGACGATATTGAGAGCAATCATCGCCGGTTGGCGGGGGAATTGGATCCCGCGATCGCAGCGCTGCTGACCGACCTCAAGCAGCGTGGAATGTTGGAGGACACCTTGGTGCTCTGGGGCGGCGAGTTTGGACGCACGCCCACGGTCGAGCTAGGGGCTAACGGGCAGACGAAACTTGGCCGTGATCACAATCACTATGGGTTTACGGTGTGGATGGCTGGAGGAGGTATCAAGGGTGGTACGGTCCACGGTGCCACCGATGAGTTCGGTTTCAAAGCCGTAGAAAACCCGACCAGCGTTCACGATCTACACGCCACCATGCTCCATTTGCTGGGTTTCGATCACGAACGGCTCACCTATCGATACGCTGGCAGAGACTTCCGTTTGACCGACGTTCATGGCAGGGTAATTCAGGACATCATCGCCTGA
- a CDS encoding trans-sulfuration enzyme family protein: MKTNSAQTHSTPSIGISTRSVHGGERHQNSEGALASPIYGASTFAFDSTDDLIEFVEGRSDRVEYARYGNPNERIVEAKLAALEGAEDAILYSSGMAAVVGVLLSQLSAGDEVIFFDECYHRSREFCSDHLSRYGIVTREVRTGDFAAMEAAITSNTKMLVSESPTNPHLTCVDLEKFAAVGKTHGIETLIDATLATPYNVKPIEYGVDYVLHSATKYFGGHNDLLAGVICGSREMLKPVRDFRGYLGSVCSPHSLYLLERGLKTFALRMARHNENGMAVATFLENHPRVGRVYYPGLPSHPTHAVAAKQMNGFGGLMTFTVKDADGKEASQVVDAVTIPRIAASLGGVESLIEQPLVMSYLHYTPEQRQAVGIDDNMIRLSCGIEDSADLIADLDQALSK; this comes from the coding sequence ATGAAAACCAATTCTGCACAAACTCATTCCACCCCATCAATCGGCATCTCCACTCGTAGCGTCCATGGCGGCGAGCGGCATCAGAATTCGGAGGGGGCTCTCGCGAGCCCTATTTACGGGGCGTCGACGTTTGCCTTCGATTCCACTGATGATCTGATCGAATTCGTCGAGGGCCGCAGCGATCGCGTCGAGTACGCCCGCTATGGCAACCCGAATGAACGGATCGTCGAAGCCAAGCTGGCTGCACTCGAAGGCGCCGAGGATGCAATTCTCTACTCCAGCGGCATGGCCGCCGTGGTAGGGGTGTTGTTGAGCCAGTTGTCCGCCGGCGATGAAGTCATCTTTTTTGATGAGTGCTACCACCGCAGTCGTGAGTTCTGCTCCGATCACTTGTCTCGTTATGGGATCGTCACCCGCGAAGTCCGCACGGGTGACTTTGCCGCCATGGAAGCCGCGATCACTTCCAACACCAAAATGTTGGTGTCTGAGTCGCCCACCAACCCGCATCTCACCTGCGTGGATCTCGAAAAGTTCGCGGCCGTTGGCAAAACTCACGGGATCGAAACGCTGATCGATGCAACGTTAGCTACGCCCTATAACGTCAAGCCAATTGAATATGGTGTGGACTACGTCCTGCACTCGGCGACGAAGTATTTTGGCGGACACAATGATTTGTTGGCTGGCGTGATTTGCGGTAGCCGTGAAATGCTCAAGCCGGTTCGGGACTTCCGCGGTTACCTCGGCAGCGTCTGCTCGCCGCACAGTCTGTACCTGCTCGAACGGGGACTCAAGACGTTTGCACTGCGGATGGCTCGGCATAATGAAAACGGAATGGCTGTTGCCACGTTCTTAGAAAACCATCCCCGCGTCGGTCGTGTCTACTATCCTGGCCTTCCATCGCACCCTACCCATGCGGTGGCAGCGAAACAGATGAACGGGTTCGGTGGACTGATGACGTTCACGGTCAAAGACGCCGACGGCAAGGAGGCTTCCCAAGTCGTCGATGCGGTCACGATACCGCGGATCGCAGCGAGCCTCGGTGGTGTCGAGTCGCTCATTGAGCAGCCGCTGGTGATGAGCTATCTGCACTACACGCCCGAGCAACGCCAGGCAGTGGGCATCGACGACAATATGATTCGCCTGTCCTGCGGCATCGAAGATTCAGCCGACTTGATCGCCGACCTCGATCAGGCTCTGAGCAAGTAG
- a CDS encoding Gfo/Idh/MocA family protein, whose translation MTDRRNFLKTSATVAALGASTLSAQSASAAAGSNERMRIGFIGPGGRGFGAHVKSLCELHAAGRAIDLVGVAEVFQVQRDRVADHIKKETGTDPGRYVDYRDMIEKENLDAVCIGTPDHWHHKQTIDALAAGLNVYCEKPMTKTVEEAFDVEDKWRASGKVMQVGVQSTSLPVWNEVNKLLCDGKLGKVLGFQTEYFRNSDVGQWRYYKLTPDMTPKSIDWDRWLGREHDLAEGMPFDREVYKQWRRFWPFGSGMFTDLFVHRTTSMLKATGLRVPGRVVGAGGIFLEYDGRGVPDVATVAADFNEGVQGLVTATMCNEESRVNQLIRGHYGTFAFGNGEGFDGFDFIPERGPVTHVRQEAERITTKPVKNTTLAHFANWLDACEANDPSMCNNQPDLGAAAMSVVNLGAQSYRKGKVYFVDDRKISDVDPGWAAKWEARSLAGGPPSHIPGWNAGDYGSTQSDPEYMKYGGPWVDGKDPAGGA comes from the coding sequence ATGACCGACCGACGAAACTTCTTGAAAACGTCAGCCACCGTGGCGGCCCTCGGTGCCTCCACACTTTCAGCCCAATCAGCCTCGGCCGCTGCGGGCAGCAATGAGCGGATGCGAATTGGATTCATCGGCCCCGGTGGCCGTGGCTTTGGTGCCCATGTGAAGTCGTTGTGCGAACTCCATGCGGCGGGGCGGGCGATTGATTTGGTCGGTGTTGCGGAGGTTTTTCAGGTCCAACGCGACCGCGTCGCGGATCATATCAAGAAGGAGACGGGCACTGATCCAGGCCGCTATGTTGACTATCGTGACATGATCGAGAAGGAGAATTTGGATGCCGTCTGCATCGGTACTCCGGATCACTGGCACCACAAACAGACCATTGACGCGCTTGCTGCGGGACTGAACGTCTACTGCGAAAAACCCATGACCAAGACGGTCGAGGAAGCGTTCGACGTTGAAGACAAGTGGCGGGCCAGTGGCAAGGTGATGCAAGTCGGCGTGCAATCGACCAGTCTGCCTGTTTGGAACGAGGTGAACAAACTTCTGTGCGACGGCAAGCTTGGCAAGGTACTGGGATTCCAGACGGAATACTTCCGTAATTCCGATGTGGGGCAGTGGCGTTACTACAAACTCACTCCGGACATGACGCCCAAGTCCATTGACTGGGACCGTTGGCTCGGGCGTGAACATGATCTGGCCGAAGGCATGCCGTTCGACCGAGAAGTTTATAAGCAGTGGCGTCGGTTTTGGCCGTTCGGAAGCGGTATGTTCACGGATCTGTTCGTGCACCGCACCACCTCGATGCTCAAGGCGACGGGCCTGCGAGTCCCCGGACGAGTTGTCGGTGCTGGGGGGATTTTCCTTGAGTACGACGGGCGCGGTGTGCCTGACGTCGCGACCGTCGCGGCTGACTTTAATGAGGGCGTCCAAGGATTGGTCACCGCCACCATGTGCAACGAAGAATCACGCGTTAACCAATTGATTCGCGGTCACTACGGGACGTTCGCATTCGGAAATGGCGAGGGCTTTGACGGATTCGACTTCATCCCCGAGCGGGGTCCCGTCACACACGTCCGTCAGGAAGCTGAACGCATCACCACCAAACCGGTGAAGAACACTACCTTGGCACACTTTGCGAACTGGCTCGACGCCTGTGAAGCGAACGACCCATCGATGTGCAATAACCAACCGGATCTAGGAGCAGCTGCCATGTCAGTCGTGAACCTAGGAGCGCAAAGCTATCGCAAGGGCAAAGTGTACTTTGTCGATGATCGCAAGATCTCGGATGTCGACCCCGGCTGGGCCGCCAAATGGGAAGCCCGGTCGCTGGCAGGAGGACCGCCGTCACACATTCCAGGCTGGAATGCCGGTGACTACGGCAGTACGCAATCGGACCCCGAATACATGAAGTACGGTGGGCCTTGGGTCGATGGAAAAGACCCCGCTGGCGGCGCCTGA